In Polaribacter sp. Hel_I_88, the following proteins share a genomic window:
- a CDS encoding TrkH family potassium uptake protein: protein MGSLNLKIIYRFLGITAILNGCFMFIAFPFSFFNLEPEAWGILNAGVITVFIGLLFFFLNKPKNTSIHKKEGYLIVTLGWLTLSITGMLPYLLSGAIPSIPDAFFETISGYSTTGSSILLDIESMPKGILFWRSATHWIGGMGIIVLTIAILPLLGIGGMQLFMAEAPGPSADKLHPRITDTAKRLYLIYVVLTFAQFFLLKFAGMTWFDAINHAMATVSTGGFSTKNNSVAFYNNLPFVQYIIIFFMLVAGTNFVLTYFALKGKIQKVFQSEEFKYYLFGIIGVSSIITILIFFFQDPNLQTTIAHPKVFGEAESAIRHALFMVTSVVTTTGFVTADFTMWSFFATGIFFALFFTGGSAGSTSGGVKVVRHIIMLKNSFLEFKKALHPNAIIPVRYDGKSVNQTIVFNILSFFIIYMLIFIMASVILTFLGLDFLSAVGAAASSLGNIGPAIGSVSPVDNFAHLTSAAKWFCSFLMLIGRLELFTVLILFTPFFWRKN, encoded by the coding sequence ATGGGTTCTTTAAATTTAAAAATAATTTACCGATTTTTAGGAATTACAGCCATCTTAAATGGTTGTTTTATGTTTATTGCTTTTCCTTTTAGTTTTTTTAATTTAGAACCTGAAGCTTGGGGAATTTTAAATGCAGGAGTAATTACTGTATTTATTGGACTATTGTTTTTCTTTTTAAACAAACCTAAAAACACAAGCATTCATAAAAAAGAAGGCTATTTAATTGTTACTTTAGGTTGGCTAACATTATCTATTACAGGCATGTTGCCCTATTTATTATCTGGAGCTATACCAAGTATTCCAGATGCTTTTTTCGAAACTATTTCTGGCTATTCTACTACAGGATCATCAATTCTATTAGATATTGAATCCATGCCAAAAGGAATTTTGTTTTGGAGATCTGCCACACATTGGATTGGTGGAATGGGTATTATCGTTTTAACAATAGCCATTTTACCATTGTTAGGAATTGGAGGGATGCAGCTTTTTATGGCTGAAGCTCCTGGCCCATCTGCAGACAAACTACATCCAAGAATTACAGACACTGCAAAACGTTTGTATTTAATTTATGTGGTGCTGACTTTTGCCCAATTTTTTCTATTAAAATTTGCAGGTATGACTTGGTTTGATGCCATAAATCATGCCATGGCTACTGTTAGTACAGGTGGTTTTTCTACCAAAAACAATAGTGTTGCTTTTTACAACAACTTACCATTTGTACAATATATTATCATCTTTTTTATGTTGGTTGCAGGAACTAACTTTGTGCTTACCTATTTTGCATTGAAAGGGAAAATTCAAAAGGTTTTTCAAAGTGAAGAGTTTAAATATTATTTATTTGGCATTATTGGTGTTTCCTCTATTATTACCATTTTAATTTTCTTTTTTCAAGATCCTAATTTGCAAACTACCATTGCACATCCTAAAGTTTTTGGAGAAGCAGAAAGTGCCATAAGACATGCTTTGTTCATGGTAACTTCTGTAGTAACCACAACAGGATTTGTAACTGCCGATTTTACCATGTGGAGTTTCTTTGCTACAGGAATTTTCTTTGCACTCTTTTTTACAGGAGGTTCTGCAGGTTCTACAAGTGGAGGCGTAAAAGTGGTAAGACATATTATCATGCTTAAAAACAGTTTTTTAGAATTTAAAAAAGCGTTGCATCCAAATGCAATTATTCCAGTACGTTATGATGGTAAATCTGTAAACCAAACCATTGTTTTTAATATTCTTTCTTTCTTTATCATATACATGCTAATTTTTATCATGGCCTCTGTAATTTTAACGTTTTTGGGATTAGATTTTTTATCTGCTGTTGGTGCAGCAGCTTCTTCTTTAGGTAATATTGGCCCAGCTATAGGTTCTGTTAGTCCTGTTGATAATTTTGCACACCTTACTTCTGCTGCAAAATGGTTTTGCTCTTTTTTAATGTTAATTGGTAGATTAGAACTTTTTACAGTTTTGATTTTGTTTACGCCTTTCTTTTGGCGTAAAAATTAA
- a CDS encoding lamin tail domain-containing protein, which yields MKKENLLKIALFTISLLFTNLTIAQVSIDAGATNYTINFDSTLSGVNNGVFNGSGFQPTPAGGNLDADAWKIIGLSDGTHNFGDTSISGDFARGQKSGGNSTGGLYAFEIATGNYALGFQAGNSDFTPGSIILKITNNTSSTVTDVAISYNIWEYNDQGRSSSLNFSHSIDDVTYTNVASLNFTSTEAANGSPSWVSTAKSTTISSLNLAIGASMYIQWTSDDVAGSGSRDEIAIDDIVITATTGVSLPTVSFNEATSSVTETTTDQTVLIPVTMVNHAGTEITLSVTPSGTADVSDYTLNTTSLTFNADGSQNVSLTIKDDVDRVNETVILTLAETTSTGVVISTSDHTVSISDDDLPNIIINEILADPGSVVDANGDGVFDSSEDEFIEFVNTDTISYDLTGYTVEDSSLRYTFGATTIPAGGSVVIFGGGTPTGILGISDTANESTILGLANTGDTVYLKNSSGTIIATYTYGSEANDDQSIGRNDDLTGDFVKHSEISSNPVSASPGRYNSSNLPFSTLTWTGATDNSWTTASNWSTGVVPIASDDIQILKTTNQPTVSTAVTVNSATINSGATLIATNTFTGNVTFNRTLANAGQWYYMSSPVVGETYNDSWVLANSVASGQFNNRGISTYDNSSFDTNTGAGDTETGFWRYLQATGSDNFNVGEGYGLYLSAPKTVSFSGTGIYTSDQTFTLTQGVNNFNLIGNPFTSFITLGTFYTTNSANIDTDFYFWNGSSYTTLTSGSDATYEIAPGQGFFVNATSAANVTFEIADASHQSTDTFKKTANTRPEINVTVKEDTKESFARILYIDGTTKGYDKGFDGKLFGGVSHSFVIYSDLIESDGKKYQSQSLPSSDYENMVIPVGLKVAANKEITFTADALNLPADINVYLEDRFTNTFTRLDETTSSYKVTSDIALDGIGRFYLHTKSNSALNVDSVTLENISIYKTNNSNLRIAGLSKGEANIKVYTILGKEVLNKSFTSNGVQDITLPSLSTGVYIVQLETETGSLNKKITLE from the coding sequence ATGAAAAAAGAAAACTTATTAAAAATTGCATTATTTACAATTTCACTTTTATTTACAAATCTCACAATAGCACAAGTTAGTATTGATGCTGGTGCAACTAATTATACTATAAATTTTGATTCTACTTTAAGTGGAGTTAACAATGGTGTTTTTAATGGTTCTGGATTTCAACCAACACCTGCTGGTGGTAACTTAGATGCTGATGCATGGAAAATCATAGGTTTAAGTGATGGAACACATAATTTTGGTGATACTAGTATTTCTGGTGATTTTGCAAGAGGTCAGAAATCAGGAGGTAATTCAACAGGAGGACTCTATGCTTTCGAAATAGCTACTGGAAATTATGCTTTAGGTTTTCAAGCTGGTAATTCTGATTTCACTCCTGGTTCAATTATCTTAAAAATAACCAACAATACATCTAGTACAGTTACAGATGTTGCTATTTCTTATAATATTTGGGAATATAATGACCAAGGAAGAAGTAGTTCGTTAAATTTTTCTCATAGTATAGATGATGTAACTTATACAAATGTTGCTAGTCTAAATTTTACATCAACTGAGGCAGCAAATGGAAGTCCAAGTTGGGTTTCTACAGCAAAATCAACAACAATTAGTAGTTTAAATTTAGCTATTGGAGCCTCTATGTATATTCAATGGACAAGTGATGATGTTGCTGGATCAGGCTCAAGAGATGAAATTGCTATTGATGATATTGTTATCACTGCAACAACAGGTGTCTCTTTACCAACAGTTAGTTTTAATGAAGCAACAAGTTCTGTAACAGAAACTACAACAGATCAAACTGTTTTGATTCCAGTAACAATGGTAAATCACGCAGGTACAGAAATTACATTGTCTGTAACTCCATCTGGCACAGCAGATGTATCAGATTACACTTTAAACACTACTTCTCTAACCTTTAATGCAGATGGTTCTCAGAACGTTTCCTTAACGATAAAGGATGACGTAGACAGAGTTAATGAAACAGTTATTTTAACATTGGCTGAGACTACCAGTACAGGTGTCGTTATCTCTACAAGTGACCATACAGTCTCTATTTCAGATGACGATTTACCAAATATTATTATTAATGAAATTTTAGCTGATCCAGGCTCAGTAGTAGATGCCAATGGTGATGGCGTTTTTGATTCTTCTGAAGATGAATTTATTGAATTCGTAAATACTGATACAATTTCTTATGATTTAACAGGCTATACTGTTGAAGATAGCTCATTACGCTATACTTTTGGTGCAACTACAATACCTGCAGGTGGTTCAGTAGTTATCTTTGGTGGTGGAACACCAACAGGAATTTTAGGAATTTCGGATACAGCTAATGAAAGCACTATTCTAGGTTTAGCCAACACTGGAGATACAGTTTATTTAAAAAACTCAAGTGGTACAATAATAGCAACTTATACTTATGGAAGTGAAGCTAATGACGACCAATCAATTGGTAGAAATGATGATTTAACAGGAGATTTTGTCAAGCATTCTGAAATTTCATCAAATCCTGTAAGTGCTTCTCCAGGAAGATATAATTCTTCTAACTTGCCTTTTTCTACATTAACTTGGACAGGGGCAACAGATAATTCTTGGACAACAGCTTCTAATTGGAGTACAGGTGTAGTGCCAATAGCTAGTGATGATATTCAAATTCTAAAAACCACCAACCAACCAACAGTTAGCACAGCTGTAACAGTTAATTCTGCTACAATAAATTCTGGTGCTACTTTAATTGCCACCAATACATTTACAGGAAACGTAACTTTTAATAGAACTTTAGCAAATGCTGGTCAATGGTATTATATGTCATCACCAGTTGTAGGCGAAACTTATAACGACTCATGGGTTTTAGCAAATTCTGTTGCTTCTGGTCAATTTAATAATAGAGGTATTAGTACTTACGATAATTCTTCTTTTGATACTAATACTGGTGCTGGTGATACAGAAACAGGATTTTGGAGATATTTGCAAGCTACAGGTTCTGATAATTTTAATGTAGGAGAAGGTTATGGATTATATTTATCTGCACCAAAAACAGTTTCATTTTCTGGAACAGGCATTTATACTTCTGATCAAACTTTTACACTTACTCAAGGTGTTAATAATTTTAATTTAATAGGGAATCCATTTACTTCTTTTATTACTTTAGGAACTTTTTATACTACAAATTCTGCAAACATAGATACAGATTTTTATTTTTGGAATGGCTCATCTTATACAACTTTAACTTCTGGTTCTGATGCTACTTATGAAATAGCTCCTGGACAAGGATTTTTTGTAAATGCTACTTCAGCAGCTAACGTAACTTTTGAAATTGCTGATGCTTCTCATCAAAGTACAGATACGTTTAAAAAAACAGCAAATACAAGGCCTGAAATTAATGTAACAGTTAAAGAAGACACTAAAGAAAGTTTTGCAAGAATTTTGTATATCGACGGAACTACAAAGGGTTATGATAAAGGTTTTGATGGAAAGTTATTTGGAGGTGTTTCTCATTCTTTTGTCATCTATTCTGATTTAATAGAAAGTGATGGTAAAAAATACCAATCACAATCTTTACCAAGTTCAGACTATGAAAATATGGTAATTCCAGTTGGTCTTAAAGTTGCAGCAAACAAAGAAATTACGTTTACTGCTGATGCTTTAAACTTACCTGCTGATATCAATGTATATTTAGAAGATAGATTTACAAATACATTTACAAGGTTAGATGAAACAACTAGTTCTTATAAAGTAACATCAGATATTGCTTTAGATGGAATTGGTCGTTTTTATTTACATACAAAATCTAACAGTGCTTTAAATGTTGATAGTGTAACTTTAGAAAACATCAGTATTTATAAAACAAACAATTCGAATTTAAGAATTGCTGGTTTGTCTAAAGGAGAAGCGAATATTAAAGTATATACTATTTTAGGTAAGGAAGTTTTAAACAAATCTTTTACTTCTAATGGCGTTCAAGATATTACGTTGCCTTCATTATCTACAGGAGTTTACATTGTTCAATTAGAAACTGAAACTGGTAGTTTAAACAAAAAAATAACATTAGAATAA
- a CDS encoding nucleotidyltransferase family protein, with protein MTYKETLLFVAKCLTINHEEHNKTIVENKLKSNTVDWEAVVKVSTAHFVFPALYCNLKKADFLIYVPTDLVAYMIHITDLNRDRNQQIITQAKEINKLLLANEITPIFLKGTGNILEELYEDIAERMVGDIDFIFSKEDYPKAIEVLQNFKYSKVHDTTYDFPMFKHYPRLQKENNIAAVEIHKELLIEAYADEFNYTFIKKDAQLINGIHFLSFKNQLNLSIIAKQINDKGFHYKDISLRNAYDVFLLSKKTTAKSAFNDFINLKNPLNCFLASCYAVFNKPTSLEYIETKETKEYIDFFRRNIENNAQSKKFHKKTETKLFIKQRLKIIKDSIFDKEKRIWLIKRTTDKNWQHEKLVQLGLKKSKPNA; from the coding sequence ATGACGTATAAAGAAACCTTACTTTTTGTTGCAAAATGCTTGACAATTAACCACGAAGAACACAATAAAACAATTGTTGAAAACAAGCTAAAATCTAACACAGTAGATTGGGAAGCTGTTGTAAAAGTAAGCACAGCTCATTTTGTATTTCCTGCTTTATATTGTAATTTAAAAAAAGCCGATTTTCTTATATATGTACCAACAGATTTGGTTGCGTATATGATACATATTACAGATTTAAATCGTGATAGGAACCAGCAAATTATAACGCAAGCTAAAGAAATTAACAAATTATTACTAGCAAATGAGATTACTCCAATATTTTTAAAAGGAACAGGAAATATTCTAGAAGAATTATATGAAGATATTGCAGAAAGAATGGTGGGTGATATTGATTTTATTTTCTCTAAAGAAGATTACCCAAAAGCTATAGAGGTTTTACAAAATTTCAAGTATTCTAAAGTTCATGACACAACCTATGATTTTCCGATGTTTAAACATTATCCGAGATTACAGAAAGAAAATAATATTGCAGCAGTAGAAATTCATAAAGAATTATTAATTGAAGCATATGCAGATGAATTCAATTATACATTCATAAAAAAAGATGCACAATTAATTAATGGCATACATTTTTTGAGTTTTAAAAATCAATTGAATTTATCGATTATTGCAAAACAAATTAATGATAAAGGGTTTCATTATAAAGATATTTCTTTAAGAAATGCCTATGATGTTTTTCTGCTTTCTAAAAAAACGACTGCAAAATCGGCTTTTAATGATTTTATCAACCTTAAAAATCCTTTAAACTGTTTTTTAGCTTCCTGTTATGCTGTATTTAACAAACCTACATCTTTGGAATATATTGAAACCAAAGAAACCAAAGAATACATTGACTTCTTTAGAAGAAATATAGAGAATAATGCTCAAAGCAAAAAGTTTCATAAAAAAACTGAAACAAAGCTTTTTATAAAGCAAAGACTAAAAATTATTAAAGATTCAATTTTTGATAAGGAAAAAAGAATTTGGCTCATAAAAAGAACAACCGATAAAAACTGGCAGCATGAAAAACTGGTGCAATTAGGCTTGAAAAAATCTAAACCAAACGCTTAA
- a CDS encoding UDP-N-acetylmuramate--L-alanine ligase: MNIHFIAIGGSAMHNLAIALHQKGYQVFGSDDTIHNPSKSRLEKYGLLPKEFGWFPEKISSDLDVIILGMHAKKDNPELLKAQELGLKIYSYPEFLYEQCKNKTRVVIGGSHGKTTITSMVLHVLNYHEREVDYMVGAQLDGFETMVHLTEENDFMVLEGDEYLSSPIDMRPKFHLYKPNIALLSGIAWDHINVFPTFENYKEQFKIFTDSMINGGSMVYNIEDEHVKDVVESSENHIKKYPYETPNHFIKDGITYLETEEGDLPLEIFGKHNLQNLAGAKWICQHMQVDEDDFYEAIASFSGASKRLEKIAESNSTVIFKDFAHSPSKVAATTKAVKEQYAERTVFACLELHTYSSLNAEFLAEYKGALDFADKAVVFYSPDAVKIKQLEEVTHQQIANAFEREDLVIYTNPATFKEFLFAENLEKSAVVLMSSGNYGGLDFEEVKRLV; this comes from the coding sequence ATGAACATTCATTTTATTGCAATTGGAGGAAGTGCAATGCACAATTTAGCAATTGCTTTACACCAAAAAGGATACCAAGTTTTTGGTAGTGATGACACAATTCACAATCCATCAAAATCTCGATTAGAAAAATATGGTTTGTTGCCAAAAGAATTTGGTTGGTTTCCAGAAAAAATATCATCAGATTTAGATGTGATTATTTTGGGAATGCACGCAAAAAAAGACAACCCTGAATTGCTAAAAGCACAAGAATTAGGGTTAAAAATTTATTCGTATCCAGAGTTTTTATATGAACAATGTAAAAATAAAACGCGTGTTGTAATTGGTGGTTCTCATGGAAAAACAACCATAACTTCTATGGTTTTACATGTTTTAAATTATCATGAAAGAGAAGTAGATTATATGGTTGGTGCTCAATTGGATGGTTTTGAGACGATGGTGCATTTAACTGAAGAAAATGATTTTATGGTTTTGGAAGGTGATGAGTATTTGAGTTCGCCAATTGATATGCGTCCTAAATTTCATTTATACAAACCAAATATTGCGCTTTTAAGTGGTATTGCTTGGGATCATATTAATGTTTTTCCAACTTTCGAAAATTATAAAGAACAGTTTAAAATTTTTACAGATTCCATGATCAATGGAGGAAGTATGGTGTATAACATTGAAGACGAACATGTAAAAGACGTTGTAGAATCTTCTGAAAATCACATTAAAAAATATCCTTACGAAACTCCGAATCATTTTATAAAAGACGGAATTACGTATTTAGAAACTGAAGAAGGAGATTTGCCTTTAGAGATTTTTGGGAAACATAATCTACAAAATTTAGCAGGCGCAAAATGGATTTGTCAACATATGCAAGTAGATGAAGATGATTTTTACGAAGCGATTGCTAGTTTTAGTGGTGCAAGCAAACGTTTAGAGAAAATTGCAGAAAGTAATTCGACTGTTATTTTTAAGGATTTTGCACACTCGCCAAGTAAAGTTGCAGCAACTACAAAGGCAGTAAAAGAACAATATGCAGAAAGAACTGTTTTTGCTTGTTTAGAATTGCATACTTATTCTAGTTTAAATGCTGAGTTTTTAGCAGAATATAAAGGAGCCTTAGACTTTGCAGATAAAGCCGTTGTTTTTTACTCTCCAGATGCAGTAAAAATTAAACAATTGGAAGAGGTAACACATCAACAAATAGCCAATGCATTTGAAAGAGAAGATTTGGTTATTTATACCAATCCAGCAACATTTAAAGAATTTTTGTTTGCCGAAAATTTAGAGAAGTCCGCAGTTGTTTTAATGAGTTCTGGTAATTATGGTGGTTTAGATTTTGAGGAGGTTAAGCGTTTGGTTTAG